A window of Calorimonas adulescens contains these coding sequences:
- the dhaS gene encoding dihydroxyacetone kinase transcriptional activator DhaS: protein MSSSQITKKVLGDALKELMRSKPLNKISIQNIVDECGLNRQTFYYHFHDIYDLLGWIYEKEAVEKIAQYKSYKHWTEGFYHVFKYIEDNKSFCMNTLNSLGREHLDNYLYSVTYDLVLGVVYELSNNMKVKEEHKKFIANFYTLAFIGLIIQWMKNGMKEDPKIIIEDLSELIEGNFIKALQKYENEDDSQ from the coding sequence GTGTCAAGCTCGCAAATAACAAAAAAAGTTCTTGGAGATGCACTAAAAGAATTAATGAGAAGTAAGCCGTTAAATAAAATTTCAATTCAGAACATTGTGGATGAATGTGGGCTTAACAGACAAACCTTTTATTATCACTTTCATGATATTTACGATTTACTTGGTTGGATTTACGAAAAAGAAGCCGTTGAAAAAATTGCCCAATATAAAAGCTATAAGCACTGGACAGAAGGATTTTATCATGTTTTTAAATATATTGAGGATAATAAATCTTTTTGCATGAATACTTTAAATTCATTAGGAAGGGAGCATTTGGATAATTATCTTTATTCTGTTACATATGATCTTGTTTTAGGTGTTGTATATGAACTTTCAAATAATATGAAGGTAAAGGAAGAACATAAGAAATTTATTGCTAATTTTTATACGCTTGCGTTTATTGGATTAATCATCCAATGGATGAAAAATGGTATGAAGGAAGACCCTAAAATTATTATTGAAGATTTAAGTGAACTTATTGAAGGCAATTTTATTAAAGCATTACAAAAATATGAAAATGAAGATGATAGCCAGTAA
- a CDS encoding SDR family NAD(P)-dependent oxidoreductase, translated as MFDGKNVIVTGGSSGIGFAIAKKFAEENASVVVIARNAEKLDAAVKKIKDETKGRVCGYLCDISDYKDIENISHNIVTDIGTPEILVNNAGGFTNKTQWEEITEEMWDMSIKTNLLSVFHCTKIFTQYMRENSIKGSVVNIGSSSALQIKSDKMQYTITKSGVHTMTKILALDLAKYGIRVNAVAPGPTLTERVRSRFDVQGLLQQEQERMDKIPLKRYALPEEIAEAVLFLASDKASFITGVVLPVDGGYTIG; from the coding sequence ATGTTTGATGGCAAAAATGTGATTGTGACAGGTGGAAGTAGTGGTATAGGTTTTGCAATAGCTAAAAAATTTGCAGAAGAGAATGCCAGCGTCGTTGTAATAGCCAGAAACGCTGAAAAGTTGGATGCCGCAGTTAAGAAAATAAAAGACGAAACAAAGGGGAGGGTTTGCGGATATCTTTGCGATATAAGTGATTATAAAGATATTGAGAATATCAGCCACAATATTGTAACTGATATAGGCACTCCTGAAATTTTGGTTAATAATGCAGGCGGATTTACAAATAAAACTCAATGGGAAGAAATCACAGAAGAAATGTGGGACATGTCAATCAAGACTAATCTTTTGAGCGTGTTTCATTGTACAAAAATTTTTACCCAATATATGAGAGAGAATTCTATCAAAGGTTCGGTAGTTAATATTGGATCTTCCAGTGCGCTTCAAATTAAGAGCGATAAAATGCAATATACGATAACAAAATCTGGTGTCCATACTATGACCAAAATATTGGCATTGGATTTAGCAAAATACGGTATACGTGTAAATGCGGTGGCACCGGGACCTACGCTGACAGAAAGAGTTAGAAGTAGGTTTGATGTTCAAGGTCTATTGCAGCAAGAACAAGAGCGTATGGATAAGATACCTTTAAAAAGATATGCATTACCAGAAGAAATAGCTGAAGCAGTGCTTTTTTTGGCATCGGATAAAGCATCTTTTATAACTGGCGTTGTGTTACCGGTGGACGGGGGTTATACCATTGGATAA
- a CDS encoding PTS sugar transporter subunit IIB: MAKKRIITLCGSGIASSTIVAQKVKKACEEKGIDVDVKPIAFRELQGEILHADLIISITPGLKVDNVPVVNGVSFLTGVGEKNVLDEIFKILEEGKK, from the coding sequence ATCTGGTATTGCAAGTTCAACAATTGTTGCTCAAAAAGTGAAGAAAGCTTGTGAAGAGAAGGGCATTGATGTAGATGTTAAACCAATTGCCTTTCGTGAGTTACAAGGTGAGATACTACATGCTGACTTAATTATAAGTATAACACCGGGGTTAAAAGTGGACAATGTTCCCGTTGTGAATGGCGTGTCATTCCTCACAGGAGTGGGCGAGAAAAATGTCCTGGATGAAATTTTTAAGATTTTAGAGGAGGGAAAGAAATGA
- a CDS encoding PTS galactitol transporter subunit IIC, which translates to MNLLGIVQYIVGLGANVFLPLIMFFLGLIFGLKPGKALRAGLTLGVAFTAINLFISQLLVGQIAPAAQAMINRTGLKLTAMDIGWPAASTISWAWPYAASMFPLQILLNLLLLWVGFTKTLNVDLWNVWQKVFAGAIIYGITGNLLWSYALAVAMIIIELKLGDLTAKKVQEVSGVPGISVPHPCATWLVMVTPAAYLLDKIPGLNKLKADPATIQKKLGFLGENLIIGLIMGLLIGALAGYSFDNILKLGVVTATVMVMLPRIVGIFMEALMPISEAASDFMKSRYPGREFYIGLDWPILAGHPTTITSAILLIPVLVVLSVILPGNTTLPFGDLGNFGCLMAPIVAITSGDLVRTLIIGVFVLAISLWGASAVAPSFTMLAKEVGVKMPENVSQITWLKTTPIIWAGVEIVKKNIVVVSVIVILGIISFYLLKKYYSGEVTESKSTNL; encoded by the coding sequence ATGAATCTTCTTGGAATTGTTCAGTATATAGTGGGTTTAGGTGCCAATGTATTTCTTCCACTTATAATGTTCTTTCTGGGATTAATTTTTGGATTGAAACCAGGGAAAGCGTTACGAGCAGGTTTGACATTAGGTGTCGCTTTTACAGCCATAAATCTATTTATTTCCCAGCTATTGGTTGGACAGATAGCGCCAGCTGCACAGGCAATGATTAATCGGACTGGTTTAAAGTTAACTGCAATGGATATAGGTTGGCCAGCAGCTTCCACAATAAGTTGGGCCTGGCCGTACGCAGCAAGCATGTTTCCTTTGCAGATTTTACTTAATTTATTGCTTTTGTGGGTTGGCTTTACAAAGACATTAAATGTAGACCTTTGGAATGTTTGGCAAAAAGTTTTTGCAGGTGCAATAATATATGGCATTACGGGGAATCTACTCTGGTCATATGCTCTGGCAGTGGCGATGATAATAATTGAATTGAAATTAGGCGATTTAACTGCTAAGAAGGTACAGGAAGTCAGCGGAGTACCAGGGATATCGGTTCCACATCCGTGTGCAACATGGTTGGTAATGGTGACGCCAGCAGCATATCTTCTTGATAAGATACCTGGTTTAAATAAACTAAAGGCAGATCCAGCTACAATACAAAAGAAACTCGGTTTTTTGGGCGAAAATTTGATAATTGGATTAATAATGGGGCTTTTGATTGGAGCTTTGGCTGGATATTCATTTGATAATATATTGAAACTGGGTGTTGTAACCGCAACTGTAATGGTAATGTTACCGCGAATTGTAGGAATATTTATGGAAGCACTTATGCCAATCTCAGAAGCAGCGTCGGACTTTATGAAAAGCAGATACCCAGGCCGAGAATTCTATATTGGCCTTGATTGGCCGATTTTAGCAGGACATCCCACAACTATTACGTCAGCAATATTATTGATTCCTGTATTGGTGGTTTTATCTGTAATTTTGCCAGGTAACACTACCTTGCCATTTGGTGATCTGGGGAATTTTGGATGCTTAATGGCGCCAATAGTTGCCATAACCAGCGGTGACCTGGTCAGGACATTGATTATAGGTGTATTTGTACTGGCTATTAGTTTATGGGGAGCAAGTGCAGTAGCGCCTTCGTTCACAATGCTTGCAAAAGAGGTCGGGGTAAAAATGCCCGAGAATGTATCGCAAATTACCTGGTTGAAGACAACACCGATAATTTGGGCTGGAGTAGAGATTGTGAAGAAAAATATAGTAGTTGTCTCAGTAATAGTCATATTGGGGATTATTAGCTTTTACTTACTTAAAAAATACTACTCAGGGGAAGTTACTGAATCAAAATCAACTAATTTATAA
- a CDS encoding Ldh family oxidoreductase yields the protein METVLIKESELRKICVTLLMKESVPKDDAEIIADTIVEANLRGVDTHGVAILPTYLKRLRNGGANPIPNVKIEKEGISFSVFNGDNALGAVVARKAMEKAIEESKSKGLFASFCRNSNTFGPAFYYSALAAEKGMIGIAICNAPPSMPPWGGKKPLIGTNPISVAVPVKDSKPIILDMATSAVAKSKIYLALEKGEKIPVGWALDREGRPTDDPKEALNGVLLPLGGHKGYGLSLIVDILAGLLSGSGFLDKVLSLHNQIDRPQNVGFLLMSLNPSVIFDIDKFYESIKELTVKIKSCPTAEETGAVLLPGEIEHMTKEIRLKDGIPIPVSIMNQLNELLEEK from the coding sequence ATGGAGACTGTTTTGATCAAAGAAAGTGAACTGCGTAAAATATGTGTGACATTACTTATGAAAGAGTCTGTACCAAAAGACGATGCGGAAATAATTGCTGACACAATCGTGGAAGCAAACTTAAGAGGAGTAGATACTCATGGTGTTGCAATATTGCCTACCTACTTAAAGAGACTGAGAAATGGTGGGGCTAACCCCATCCCAAATGTGAAAATTGAAAAGGAAGGTATTTCTTTTTCTGTATTCAATGGAGATAATGCATTGGGTGCTGTGGTTGCAAGAAAGGCGATGGAGAAAGCCATAGAGGAATCAAAAAGCAAGGGATTGTTTGCGTCTTTTTGTAGAAACAGCAATACATTTGGACCAGCCTTTTATTATAGTGCCTTAGCAGCAGAAAAAGGGATGATTGGAATAGCAATATGTAATGCACCACCGAGTATGCCCCCATGGGGAGGTAAAAAACCACTCATAGGAACAAACCCAATATCAGTAGCTGTCCCTGTAAAGGACAGTAAACCAATTATTCTGGACATGGCCACAAGTGCGGTTGCAAAATCTAAGATCTATTTAGCATTAGAAAAGGGAGAAAAAATTCCAGTTGGGTGGGCTTTAGACAGAGAAGGAAGACCCACTGATGATCCGAAGGAGGCATTAAATGGGGTCCTGTTGCCACTGGGGGGCCATAAAGGATATGGCTTATCGCTCATAGTAGATATTTTAGCTGGTTTGTTATCAGGATCAGGCTTTTTGGATAAAGTTTTGTCATTGCATAATCAAATAGATAGACCTCAAAATGTAGGTTTCTTGCTCATGAGCCTTAATCCATCTGTGATTTTCGATATAGATAAATTTTATGAGTCAATAAAGGAACTTACAGTGAAGATAAAATCTTGCCCAACTGCTGAAGAAACAGGGGCTGTCCTATTACCAGGAGAGATAGAACACATGACAAAAGAGATTCGTCTAAAAGATGGTATCCCGATACCAGTAAGTATTATGAATCAATTGAATGAACTGCTGGAGGAAAAGTAA
- a CDS encoding class II aldolase/adducin family protein: MDIRAEVVEMAQEAERQGLIKYKSGNFSVRDKYSGYIYITPSGIARRNLLPEMISVLDQNGKILSSPYKPSVEYLMHVKIYQKRDDVYAICHSHSLYATTFAIAGMEIPPVSREAVHYGAITIPVADYAKPGTEELADNVVKALQGYDCCLLKSHGVVTVGENAEDAIIKLIYVEENAKEFFNLTLLGAKFQPISL; encoded by the coding sequence ATGGATATCAGAGCAGAAGTAGTGGAAATGGCACAAGAGGCAGAAAGGCAGGGGTTGATCAAGTATAAATCTGGCAATTTTAGTGTGCGTGATAAATATAGCGGATACATTTACATTACTCCTTCTGGAATTGCAAGAAGGAATCTTTTACCAGAAATGATTTCGGTATTAGATCAAAATGGGAAAATTCTTTCATCACCATACAAGCCTTCAGTTGAATATTTGATGCATGTTAAAATCTATCAGAAGAGGGACGATGTATATGCTATTTGCCATTCTCATTCCCTCTATGCCACAACATTTGCAATTGCCGGCATGGAGATCCCACCGGTCAGTAGAGAGGCTGTGCACTATGGAGCAATAACAATTCCTGTAGCAGATTATGCAAAACCGGGAACAGAGGAACTGGCAGATAATGTAGTAAAAGCTTTACAAGGATACGATTGTTGCTTGTTAAAGAGTCACGGTGTAGTTACTGTGGGGGAGAACGCAGAAGATGCTATTATTAAGCTTATATACGTAGAGGAAAATGCCAAGGAGTTCTTTAATTTAACGTTATTAGGGGCAAAATTCCAGCCAATAAGCCTATAA